Within the Myxococcaceae bacterium JPH2 genome, the region ACGTCCATCCTCCCGCCCCCGAGCCGGTCAAACCCGCCGCGCCCGTCGCCCGGGTCCAGCCCGTCGCGCCCCCGGCTCCGGCCGCGCGTCCCACGCCGCCGCCGGCTCCCGCGCTGGCCCCCACGCCGGCGCGCGGGTTGGCCTCCGGACTGGCGCTCGACCCCAAGACGTTCCCCATGCTCACGTCGCTGGGGCGCAACCTGAGCCAGGCCGCCCGCGAGGGAAAGCTCGACCCCGTGGTGGGCCGCGCACGGGAGGTCGAGGAGGTCATCGACGTCCTCGGCAAGCGGCGCACCAACAACCCGTGCCTGCTGGGCGAGCCCGGCGTGGGCAAGACGGCGGTGGTGGAGGGCGTGGCGCAGCGGCTCTTGGAGCTGCGCGGCACGCTCGCGGAGAAGATCCTCGTGGAGCTGGACATGGCCACGCTGGTGGCGGGCACGCAGCTGCGCGGCTCGTTCTCCGAGAAGCTCAACGCGCTGAAGGACGAGGTCCGCAAGGCCGAGGGCCGCGTGGTCGTCTTCATCGACGAGATCCACACCCTGGTGGGCGCCGGCTCCACGGGCGATGGCCCCCAGGACGCGGCCAACGAGCTCAAGACCGCCATGGCGCGCGGTGAGTTCCCGTGCATCGGGGCCACCACCCACGACGAGTACCGCAAGTTCATCTCCGCCGACCCGGCCCTGGAGCGCCGCTTCACCGCCGTGGTGGTGAACGAGCCCTCCGTCCCGGAGACGGTGCAGATCCTCCAGGGCATCATCAGCCGCTACGAGGAGCACCACGCGCTGCGCTACCTGCCCGAGTCGCTGGAGGCAGCCGCGTCCCTGGCGAGCCGGTACGTGACGGACCGCTTCATGCCGGACAAGGCCATCAGCGTGGTGGACCTGGCCGGCAGCCGGGCGCACCGCGAGGGCAAGACGCGCGTGGAGCCATCCGACGTGGCGCGCGTGGTGGCGAAGCTCGCGGGGGTTCCCGAGGAGCGGCTCCTGATGAACGACTCGGCGCGGCTGCTCCTCCTGGAGCATGATCTCGCCGAGCGCGTCATCGGGCACGAGGACGCCATCGGGCGCATCTCCCGGGTCATCCGGCGCAACTACGCGGGCTTCGCCTCGCGCCGCCCCATGGGCAGCTTCCTGTTCCTGGGCCCCACGGGTGTGGGCAAGACGGAGATGGCCCGCGCGCTGGCCGAGGTGCTCTTCGGCAGCCGTGACTCGCTCGTCCGCGTGGACATGAGCGAGCTGGCCGAGGCGCACGGCGTCTCTCGCCTCATCGGCGCGCCCGCGGGCTACGTGGGCTTTGGCGAGGGTGGCCAGCTCACCGAGCCCGTGCGTCGCCGTCCCTCGTCCGTGGTGGTGCTGGATGAGATTGAGAAGGCGCACCGCGAGGTGCAGCTGCTCCTCCTCCAGGTCCTGGAGGAAGGTCGCCTCACGGACGGCAAGGGCCGCCACATCGACTTCTCGAACACCGTCATCGTGATGACGACGAACCTGGGCGCCGAGGCGTTCTCGCGCACCAGCCGGCCCGTGGGCTTCGGCGCGGACGCGGCGCAGGGCTCGACGGATGCGCTGGAGGCGGCGGCCTCGGCGGCGCGCAAGGCCCTGCCCCCGGAGCTGTGGAATCGCATCGATGAGCGGCTGCCGTTCCGTCCCCTCGCGGAGGTGGAAGTGGCGCGCATCGCCACGCTGCTGCTGGCAGAGAGCAGCAAGCGCCTGTCCACCGAGCGCGGCATCGAGTACGTCGCGGGCGACGACGTGGTGGGCCACCTCTTGAAGTCGGGCGGGTTCGATCCGCAGCTCGGCGCGCGGCCCATGCGGCAGATGGTGCAGCGGTTGGTGGAGGGCCCCCTCGCCGAGCGCATCCTCGCGGGTGAGTTCGGCGCGGGCGACCGCGTGCACGTGCAGGTGCGCTCCGGTCAGCTCCAGTTCCTACGCGCCTGAAACACGAAGGCCGGACGCCGCGGGTTCACGCGGCATCCGGCCTCGAGAGTCCTATGGACTCAACTGCTCAGCGAATCAGGGGCAGGGGTTGTTCGGGCGGTTGACGACCTGCGTGAAGTGGGTCGCGAGCCCGCTGGACACCGCGGCCGCGGCCGCGAGGCTCGCCTTGCCGGCCGGCGCGCCCGTGTCGTAGACGACCACGAGGGCCTGGC harbors:
- a CDS encoding ATP-dependent Clp protease ATP-binding subunit gives rise to the protein MVDSTDLAQVLHEANDIAQSVAQRLTSAHVMLALYTVENRAQLLLKDWGVDEDSLLQLLTEAPSESDGLVRELCAKARELATSSRSSEADCLHLLIAVTRVRCVANDLLVRAGIDLRNLGNTALSYFVSGRMPRRLQPGRVQTVATRAPPARPLGAPPSPLPASAVAVSLPRAMPVAPPPAPVATPSRSTPALSPRDLIDTDEDVHPPAPEPVKPAAPVARVQPVAPPAPAARPTPPPAPALAPTPARGLASGLALDPKTFPMLTSLGRNLSQAAREGKLDPVVGRAREVEEVIDVLGKRRTNNPCLLGEPGVGKTAVVEGVAQRLLELRGTLAEKILVELDMATLVAGTQLRGSFSEKLNALKDEVRKAEGRVVVFIDEIHTLVGAGSTGDGPQDAANELKTAMARGEFPCIGATTHDEYRKFISADPALERRFTAVVVNEPSVPETVQILQGIISRYEEHHALRYLPESLEAAASLASRYVTDRFMPDKAISVVDLAGSRAHREGKTRVEPSDVARVVAKLAGVPEERLLMNDSARLLLLEHDLAERVIGHEDAIGRISRVIRRNYAGFASRRPMGSFLFLGPTGVGKTEMARALAEVLFGSRDSLVRVDMSELAEAHGVSRLIGAPAGYVGFGEGGQLTEPVRRRPSSVVVLDEIEKAHREVQLLLLQVLEEGRLTDGKGRHIDFSNTVIVMTTNLGAEAFSRTSRPVGFGADAAQGSTDALEAAASAARKALPPELWNRIDERLPFRPLAEVEVARIATLLLAESSKRLSTERGIEYVAGDDVVGHLLKSGGFDPQLGARPMRQMVQRLVEGPLAERILAGEFGAGDRVHVQVRSGQLQFLRA